A single genomic interval of Streptomyces graminofaciens harbors:
- a CDS encoding anhydro-N-acetylmuramic acid kinase: protein MRVIGLMSGTSYDAVDAAAADLDLDGDTLTLTPLGLVGGAYDDELRRALTRALPPAGTTLAEVCRLDTRIGQAFAAAALTANRELCEGRAELVASHGQTVYHWAERGRVRGTLQLGQPAWIAEATGLPVVADFRPRDIAAGGQGAPLVSLVDRLWLRGRPGVPVALNLGGIANLTAPDGTAFDTGPACALLDAAVRDLTGGRLSYDVDGALAARGSVHGPLLHRLLAEPYYALPAPKTTGKELFHGGYVREALAGHEGLGAEDVVATLTRLTARTVADAVRAVRATEVIASGGGTRNPVLMRMLGAELGGVRLRVSDEVGLPAAAKEAYAFAVLGFLTVHGLPGTDPVSTGARQARVLGSVTPGRDGLSPSVRRGAVVSPVRLLVR, encoded by the coding sequence ATGCGGGTGATCGGGCTGATGTCCGGGACGTCGTACGACGCCGTCGACGCGGCGGCGGCCGACCTGGACCTCGACGGCGACACGCTCACGCTGACGCCGCTCGGGCTGGTGGGCGGGGCGTACGACGACGAGCTGCGCCGGGCGCTGACAAGGGCGCTGCCTCCGGCGGGCACGACCCTCGCCGAGGTGTGCCGGCTGGACACCCGCATCGGCCAGGCCTTCGCCGCCGCGGCCCTCACGGCGAACCGTGAGCTCTGCGAAGGGCGGGCCGAGTTGGTGGCCTCGCACGGCCAGACGGTCTACCACTGGGCCGAGCGGGGCCGGGTGCGCGGCACCCTTCAGCTGGGGCAGCCCGCCTGGATCGCCGAGGCGACGGGGCTGCCCGTGGTCGCGGACTTCCGGCCGCGTGACATCGCCGCCGGCGGACAGGGCGCGCCCCTGGTGAGCCTGGTCGACCGGCTGTGGCTGCGCGGCCGCCCGGGCGTCCCGGTGGCGCTGAACCTCGGCGGCATCGCCAACCTCACCGCCCCCGACGGCACCGCCTTCGACACCGGACCGGCCTGCGCGCTGCTCGACGCGGCCGTGCGCGACCTCACCGGCGGACGGCTGTCGTACGACGTGGACGGCGCCCTCGCCGCGCGCGGCAGCGTCCACGGGCCGCTGCTCCACCGGCTCCTGGCCGAGCCGTACTACGCGCTGCCCGCGCCGAAGACCACGGGCAAGGAGCTGTTCCACGGCGGATATGTGCGCGAGGCGCTGGCCGGACACGAGGGCCTGGGCGCGGAGGACGTCGTCGCGACCCTCACCCGGCTCACCGCCCGGACCGTCGCGGACGCCGTGCGCGCGGTGCGGGCCACCGAGGTGATCGCGTCGGGCGGCGGCACCCGCAACCCGGTCCTGATGCGGATGCTCGGCGCCGAACTGGGCGGCGTACGACTGCGCGTGTCCGACGAGGTGGGGCTGCCGGCCGCCGCCAAGGAGGCGTACGCCTTCGCCGTGCTGGGGTTTCTGACCGTGCACGGGCTGCCGGGCACCGACCCGGTGAGCACGGGTGCCCGGCAGGCGCGTGTGCTCGGGTCGGTGACGCCGGGGCGGGACGGGCTGTCGCCGTCGGTGCGACGGGGTGCCGTGGTGTCGCCGGTGCGGCTGCTCGTTCGGTGA
- a CDS encoding MFS transporter, which produces MTPPAQGREPRPVRTSRSRRALVAGSVGNFIEWYEFGVYGYFATIIAARFFTPEGGGEAEALVKTYASFALAFFFRPVGAALFGRLGDRIGRRPVLILVIVTMTAATTLIGALPTYDTIGALAPWLLTLLRVVQGLSAGGEFGGAVSVMTEFAPPGRRGLYGSWQSFTVALGLLGGAGAAALLATVLTERQLSDWGWRLPFLLTLPLGLGALWLRLRLDETPAFLSRTAQASVRPPARETARAVALGAGRVMGWAAAGYTFLVVLPSYLQSTLNASFRQALVATVLANVGFAVTIVPAGWLSDRVGRRPVMLTGALLVTALALPLLNLLQGSGTSNAMKGVAVFLAGAVVGLMAGPGPAMLAEMFPTSVRYTGLGLAYALSNAVFSGCAGLIITKTIERTGSVDIPGYYAATTCAVSALALLTLRKPPAGQGS; this is translated from the coding sequence ATGACCCCACCCGCGCAGGGCCGGGAACCGCGCCCCGTACGGACCTCGCGCTCGCGCCGGGCCCTGGTCGCCGGCTCGGTCGGGAACTTCATCGAGTGGTACGAGTTCGGGGTCTACGGCTATTTCGCGACGATCATCGCGGCGCGTTTCTTCACCCCCGAGGGCGGCGGGGAGGCCGAGGCCCTCGTGAAAACGTACGCCTCGTTCGCGCTGGCGTTCTTTTTCCGGCCAGTGGGAGCGGCCCTGTTCGGGCGGCTCGGTGACCGGATCGGGCGCCGTCCGGTGCTGATCCTGGTGATCGTGACGATGACGGCCGCGACGACTCTGATCGGCGCGCTGCCGACGTACGACACCATCGGCGCCCTCGCGCCCTGGCTGCTGACCCTCCTGAGGGTGGTCCAAGGTCTGTCCGCGGGTGGGGAGTTCGGCGGCGCGGTGTCGGTGATGACGGAGTTCGCGCCGCCGGGCAGGCGGGGGCTGTACGGGTCGTGGCAGTCGTTCACGGTGGCACTGGGGCTGCTGGGCGGGGCGGGCGCGGCAGCCCTGCTGGCGACCGTGCTGACCGAGCGGCAGCTGAGCGACTGGGGCTGGAGGCTGCCGTTCCTGCTGACGCTGCCGCTGGGCCTCGGCGCGCTGTGGCTGCGGTTGCGGCTGGACGAGACGCCCGCCTTCCTCTCCCGTACGGCACAGGCGTCGGTACGGCCGCCGGCCCGCGAGACCGCCCGGGCCGTCGCGCTCGGCGCCGGCCGTGTCATGGGCTGGGCGGCGGCCGGCTACACCTTCCTGGTGGTGCTCCCCTCCTATCTGCAGAGCACCCTGAACGCGTCCTTCCGACAGGCCCTCGTGGCGACGGTCCTCGCCAACGTGGGCTTCGCGGTCACGATCGTTCCGGCGGGGTGGCTCAGCGACCGTGTCGGAAGGCGGCCGGTGATGCTCACGGGCGCCCTGCTGGTGACCGCGCTGGCGCTCCCGCTGCTCAACCTCCTCCAGGGCTCCGGGACTTCGAACGCGATGAAGGGCGTGGCGGTCTTCCTGGCGGGCGCGGTGGTCGGGCTGATGGCGGGCCCCGGCCCGGCCATGCTCGCCGAGATGTTCCCGACGAGCGTCCGCTACACGGGCCTGGGACTCGCCTACGCCCTGTCCAATGCGGTGTTCTCGGGATGCGCGGGCCTCATCATCACGAAGACGATCGAGCGGACGGGGAGCGTGGACATCCCGGGGTACTACGCGGCGACGACCTGCGCGGTGAGCGCCCTCGCCCTGCTGACCCTGCGGAAACCTCCCGCCGGGCAAGGGAGTTGA
- a CDS encoding TetR/AcrR family transcriptional regulator, with amino-acid sequence MTSQAAEGPETAAASRRSKITPEREQEFFDAVLEQIRECGYDSVTMEGVASTTRCSKSTLYRQWKTKPQFVAAALRARRSVRFASIDTGTLAGDLREVARQAGEGFALEGRMFQALGHAVQQDEELKTALRDALVEPEIEGLRAMIDRAVARGEVPAGHPALEFIPCQIFGVLRARPVIEGQDADESYIIKFMEAAVLPTLGLT; translated from the coding sequence ATGACGTCGCAGGCAGCGGAGGGGCCGGAGACGGCCGCCGCCTCGCGCCGCTCCAAGATCACGCCCGAGCGTGAGCAGGAGTTCTTCGACGCAGTGCTCGAACAGATCCGTGAGTGCGGCTATGACTCGGTGACCATGGAGGGCGTGGCATCGACCACGCGGTGCAGCAAGTCCACGCTCTACCGCCAGTGGAAGACGAAGCCACAGTTCGTGGCGGCCGCCCTGCGCGCCAGACGCAGCGTGCGCTTCGCGAGCATCGACACCGGCACCCTCGCGGGCGACCTGCGCGAGGTGGCCCGGCAGGCGGGCGAGGGGTTCGCCCTCGAGGGGCGCATGTTCCAGGCGCTCGGCCATGCCGTCCAGCAGGACGAGGAGCTGAAGACGGCGCTGCGTGACGCGCTCGTCGAGCCCGAGATCGAGGGGCTCAGAGCGATGATCGACCGTGCGGTCGCCCGGGGCGAGGTCCCGGCCGGTCATCCGGCGCTGGAGTTCATCCCGTGCCAGATCTTCGGCGTCCTGCGGGCCCGCCCGGTGATCGAGGGGCAGGACGCGGACGAGTCGTACATCATCAAGTTCATGGAGGCGGCCGTGCTGCCGACGCTCGGCCTCACCTGA
- a CDS encoding acyl-CoA dehydrogenase family protein: MSTLDILSEDEQFIVRTVRDFVDKEVKPVVQELEHTNTYPEALIEQMKRLGIYGLAVPEEYGGTPVSAPCYVLITEELARGWMSLAGAMGGHTVVAKLILHFGTDAQKNHYLPKLATGEIRATMALTEPGGGSDLQAMRTVARKAADGDEYVVNGSKTWITNSRRSGLIALLCKTDPDASPAHQGISILLVEHGPGLTVSRDLPKLGYKGVESCELAFDDYRAPADAVLGGVEGKGFAQMMKGLETGRLQVAARALGVGRAALEDSLAYAQERESFGKPIWKHQSIGNYLADMATSLTAARQLTLYAAREAEAGRRVDMEAGMAKLFASETAMQIALNAVRIHGGYGYSTEFDVERYFRDAPLMIVGEGTNEIQRNVIASQLVKRGGLDA, from the coding sequence ATGAGCACTCTGGACATCCTGTCCGAGGACGAACAGTTCATCGTCAGGACGGTGCGGGACTTCGTCGACAAGGAGGTGAAGCCCGTCGTCCAGGAACTGGAGCACACCAACACCTACCCCGAGGCCCTGATCGAGCAGATGAAGCGGCTCGGCATCTACGGCCTCGCCGTCCCCGAGGAGTACGGCGGCACCCCGGTCTCCGCCCCCTGCTACGTCCTGATCACCGAGGAGCTGGCCCGCGGCTGGATGAGCCTGGCCGGGGCGATGGGCGGCCACACGGTCGTCGCCAAGCTCATCCTGCACTTCGGCACCGACGCCCAGAAGAACCACTATCTGCCGAAGCTGGCCACCGGCGAGATCCGCGCGACCATGGCCCTGACCGAGCCGGGCGGCGGCTCCGACCTCCAGGCCATGCGCACGGTCGCCCGCAAGGCCGCCGACGGCGACGAGTACGTCGTCAACGGCTCGAAGACCTGGATCACCAACTCCCGCCGCTCCGGCCTGATCGCCCTGCTGTGCAAGACCGACCCCGACGCGAGCCCCGCCCACCAGGGCATCTCGATCCTCCTCGTCGAACACGGCCCCGGCCTGACGGTCTCCCGCGACCTGCCCAAGCTCGGCTACAAGGGCGTAGAGAGCTGCGAACTGGCTTTCGACGACTACCGGGCACCGGCCGATGCCGTACTCGGCGGAGTCGAGGGCAAGGGCTTCGCCCAGATGATGAAGGGCCTGGAGACGGGCCGCCTCCAGGTCGCCGCCCGCGCTCTCGGCGTCGGCCGTGCCGCCCTGGAGGACTCCCTCGCCTACGCCCAGGAGCGCGAGTCGTTCGGCAAGCCGATCTGGAAGCACCAGTCGATCGGCAACTACCTGGCGGACATGGCGACTTCGCTCACCGCCGCCCGCCAGCTCACCCTGTACGCCGCCCGGGAGGCGGAGGCGGGCCGACGCGTGGACATGGAGGCGGGCATGGCCAAGCTCTTCGCCTCCGAGACCGCCATGCAGATCGCCCTCAACGCCGTCCGCATCCACGGCGGTTACGGCTACTCGACCGAGTTCGACGTCGAACGGTACTTCCGGGACGCCCCGTTGATGATCGTCGGCGAGGGAACCAACGAGATCCAGCGCAACGTCATCGCGAGCCAGCTGGTCAAGCGCGGGGGGCTGGACGCCTGA
- a CDS encoding aminotransferase class V-fold PLP-dependent enzyme, translating to MDMNSGRDIGMGMDVEALRRDTPGTANRMHLNNAGAGLLSRRTLETMTAHLELEAAIGGYEAADQSRDRVDATYAQLARLIGGRPDEIALFDNSTHAWNAAFYSMAFRPGDRILTGRSEYGSNVLAYLQIAARTGAEVVVVPNDASGQVDTAALANLIDDRTRLVGISHVPTSGGLVNPVAEIGRVTRAAGVPFLLDATQSVGQFPVDVAEIGCDLLTATGRKFLRGPRGTGFLWVRPEALEYLEPYVNEVAASTWDGRRGFTWQAGARRFETWEVSYANVLGLGAAVEQALELGMDEIGRRAVGLGTRLRERLDAVPGVTTYDLGQDRCAIVTAKVDALPTAEVAAALAGHGINVTTTDPLQTQFDTEERDVHPLVRLSPHYYNTEAEIDHAVEAVTKLARP from the coding sequence ATGGACATGAACAGCGGCAGGGACATCGGCATGGGCATGGACGTCGAAGCGCTCCGGCGGGACACCCCGGGCACCGCGAACCGGATGCACCTCAACAACGCGGGTGCCGGCCTGCTGTCGCGGCGGACCCTGGAGACCATGACCGCCCATCTGGAGCTGGAGGCCGCGATCGGCGGCTACGAGGCCGCGGACCAGTCCCGTGACCGGGTCGACGCCACCTACGCGCAACTCGCCCGGCTGATCGGCGGCCGACCCGACGAGATCGCCCTCTTCGACAACTCCACCCACGCCTGGAACGCCGCGTTCTACTCCATGGCCTTCCGGCCGGGCGACCGCATCCTCACCGGCCGGTCCGAGTACGGCAGCAACGTCCTCGCCTATCTGCAGATCGCCGCGCGGACCGGCGCCGAGGTCGTCGTCGTCCCCAACGACGCGTCCGGACAGGTCGACACCGCCGCCCTCGCGAACCTGATCGACGACCGCACCAGACTGGTCGGCATCAGCCACGTCCCGACCAGCGGCGGCCTCGTCAACCCGGTCGCCGAGATCGGCCGCGTCACCCGGGCCGCGGGCGTGCCGTTCCTCCTCGACGCCACCCAGTCCGTCGGCCAGTTCCCCGTCGACGTCGCCGAGATCGGCTGCGACCTGCTGACCGCCACCGGCCGAAAGTTCCTGCGCGGCCCGCGCGGCACGGGTTTCCTGTGGGTCCGCCCCGAGGCACTGGAGTACCTGGAGCCGTACGTCAACGAGGTCGCCGCGTCCACCTGGGACGGCCGGCGGGGCTTCACCTGGCAGGCCGGGGCCCGGCGCTTCGAGACCTGGGAGGTCAGCTACGCCAACGTCCTCGGCCTGGGCGCCGCCGTCGAACAGGCCCTGGAGCTGGGCATGGACGAGATCGGCCGCCGTGCCGTCGGGCTGGGCACCCGACTGCGCGAGCGCCTCGACGCGGTGCCCGGCGTCACCACGTACGACCTCGGGCAGGACCGGTGCGCCATCGTGACCGCCAAGGTCGACGCCCTGCCGACGGCGGAGGTCGCCGCCGCGCTGGCCGGGCACGGCATCAACGTCACGACCACCGACCCGCTCCAGACCCAGTTCGACACCGAGGAGCGGGACGTCCATCCGCTGGTCCGGCTCTCGCCCCACTACTACAACACGGAGGCCGAGATCGACCACGCCGTCGAGGCCGTGACGAAACTCGCCAGGCCCTAG
- a CDS encoding phosphocholine-specific phospholipase C produces the protein MPEVNRRRFLQVAGATTAFTALSASIQRAAALPAHHRSGTIEDVEHIVVLMQENRSFDHYFGSLRGVRGFGDPHPVTLDNGKPVWHQSDGAKDVLPFHPDADDLGMQFLEGLPHSWPDGHAAYNGGKYDKWVPAKGTTTMAYLTREDIPFHYALADTFTVCDAYHCSFIGSTDPNRYYMWTGCTGNDGTGGGPVLGNDEAGYGWTTYPERLEQAGISWKIYQDIGDGLDAAGSWGWIADAYRGNYGDNSLLYFNKYRDAKPGDPLYDKARTGTNAKAGDGYFDRLRADVKAGKLPQVSWIAAPEAFSEHSNWPSNYGAWYIAQVLDALTSNPAVWAKTALFITYDENDGFFDHVVPPLPPRSAEQGRSTVDVGPDLFAGSATHVAGPYGLGPRVPMLVVSPWSKGGFVCSETFDHTSIVRFMERRFGVREPNISPWRRAVCGDLTSAFDFSRKDARPAALPDTDGYEPTDRERHPDYKPSVPADAGMPRQERGLRPARALKYVPRTDGAVDPAAGTFTLTFASGATAGAAFLVTAKNRTDGPWTYTTEAGKSVSDTWHTASSSGSYDLTVHGPNGFLRAFKGPGEAAGPEVTARHVGDDVELTFTNKGSGAVNLKVTSAYGGRARTVKVRPGATVRHVFDLGESRRWYDLTVHGPDGFLRRFAGHVENGRVGVSDPAFGRSSGA, from the coding sequence ATGCCTGAAGTCAACCGGCGGCGCTTTCTCCAAGTAGCGGGCGCGACCACCGCGTTCACGGCTCTGTCCGCGAGCATCCAGCGCGCCGCGGCCCTTCCCGCGCACCACCGTTCCGGCACCATCGAGGACGTCGAGCACATCGTCGTCCTCATGCAGGAGAACCGGTCCTTCGACCACTACTTCGGCTCGCTCAGAGGCGTACGCGGCTTCGGCGACCCGCATCCGGTGACGCTCGACAACGGAAAGCCGGTCTGGCACCAGTCCGACGGCGCCAAGGACGTCCTGCCCTTCCACCCCGACGCCGACGACCTCGGCATGCAGTTCCTGGAGGGCCTCCCGCACAGCTGGCCCGACGGGCACGCCGCCTACAACGGCGGCAAGTACGACAAGTGGGTCCCCGCGAAGGGCACCACGACGATGGCGTACCTGACCCGCGAGGACATCCCCTTCCACTACGCCCTCGCCGACACCTTCACCGTCTGCGACGCCTACCACTGCTCGTTCATCGGCTCCACCGACCCCAACCGCTACTACATGTGGACGGGCTGCACCGGCAACGACGGCACCGGCGGCGGCCCGGTCCTCGGCAACGACGAGGCCGGCTACGGCTGGACGACGTACCCCGAGCGCCTGGAGCAGGCGGGGATCTCCTGGAAGATCTACCAGGACATCGGCGACGGCCTGGACGCGGCCGGTTCCTGGGGCTGGATAGCGGACGCCTATCGCGGCAACTACGGCGACAACTCCCTCCTCTACTTCAACAAGTACCGCGACGCCAAGCCCGGCGACCCCCTCTACGACAAGGCCCGCACGGGCACGAACGCGAAGGCCGGCGACGGCTACTTCGACCGGCTGAGGGCGGACGTCAAGGCGGGCAAGCTCCCTCAGGTCTCCTGGATAGCCGCCCCCGAGGCCTTCTCCGAGCACTCCAACTGGCCCTCCAACTACGGCGCCTGGTACATCGCCCAGGTCCTGGACGCGCTCACCTCCAACCCCGCGGTCTGGGCGAAGACCGCGCTGTTCATCACGTACGACGAGAACGACGGCTTCTTCGACCACGTGGTGCCGCCGCTGCCGCCGCGCTCGGCGGAGCAGGGCAGGTCGACGGTCGACGTCGGCCCGGACCTCTTCGCGGGCAGCGCGACCCATGTCGCCGGTCCTTACGGCCTGGGCCCGCGTGTGCCGATGCTGGTGGTGTCGCCGTGGAGCAAGGGAGGTTTCGTCTGCTCCGAGACCTTCGACCACACGTCGATCGTCCGCTTCATGGAGCGCCGCTTCGGGGTGCGCGAGCCGAACATCTCGCCGTGGCGGCGGGCCGTCTGCGGTGACCTGACCTCCGCGTTCGACTTCTCCCGCAAGGACGCGAGGCCGGCGGCGCTGCCGGACACCGACGGTTACGAGCCGACGGACCGCGAGCGTCACCCCGACTACAAGCCCTCGGTGCCGGCGGACGCCGGCATGCCGAGGCAGGAGCGCGGGCTGCGGCCTGCCCGCGCCCTCAAGTACGTGCCGAGGACGGACGGTGCGGTCGACCCGGCCGCCGGGACGTTCACCCTGACGTTCGCCTCCGGCGCCACGGCGGGCGCCGCGTTCCTCGTCACCGCCAAAAACCGCACGGACGGGCCGTGGACGTACACCACGGAGGCGGGCAAGTCGGTCTCGGACACCTGGCACACGGCGTCCTCCTCGGGCTCGTACGACCTGACGGTCCACGGCCCCAACGGCTTCCTGCGCGCCTTCAAGGGACCGGGCGAGGCCGCCGGGCCGGAGGTGACCGCGCGCCATGTCGGCGACGACGTGGAGCTGACGTTCACGAACAAGGGCTCCGGGGCGGTGAATCTCAAGGTCACCAGTGCGTACGGCGGCCGGGCCCGCACGGTGAAGGTCCGGCCCGGCGCGACGGTGCGGCACGTGTTCGACCTGGGCGAGAGCAGGCGCTGGTACGACCTGACGGTCCACGGCCCCGACGGCTTCCTGCGCCGCTTCGCCGGGCACGTGGAGAACGGGCGGGTGGGAGTGAGCGATCCGGCGTTCGGGCGGTCGTCGGGCGCCTGA
- a CDS encoding DUF2510 domain-containing protein — translation MTQVTPPGWYPDPGQTSDAPATERWWDGNAWTDQVRPVGAAGAFGPPAYPPGAAPGAVQQPGYPGYGGYPGYPQPAPKRGLRTGIAIAVAAAVLASIGLGVFVLTRDDGGSDNESSSQGPGGQDGQGDGSDGGQGGPGGSDGTGGQGGPGGSGGSGGQTPTPDSSGLPQLEEGYATDLVSGISIPVLDGWLSSPIPEGAQAVTEASYDCPANPSKKCTRGGVYSSTAEALKLKATKPEAAAKEDISLNAELSYGTEGYGKITSHKELLSKAVTVAGEKGYLVRWKVATSKGDDGYVESLVFPSPADSSQLVVVRFGIDVSDKAPKQSAIDEITKGIKESSVSGGSGQEV, via the coding sequence ATGACGCAGGTGACTCCTCCCGGCTGGTATCCCGATCCCGGGCAGACAAGTGACGCGCCCGCCACCGAGCGCTGGTGGGACGGCAACGCATGGACGGACCAGGTCCGGCCCGTCGGGGCGGCGGGGGCGTTCGGCCCGCCCGCGTACCCGCCGGGCGCCGCGCCCGGCGCCGTGCAGCAGCCGGGTTATCCCGGGTACGGCGGATACCCCGGGTATCCGCAGCCGGCTCCGAAGCGCGGGCTGCGCACAGGCATAGCCATCGCCGTGGCGGCCGCGGTGCTGGCGAGCATCGGGCTCGGGGTGTTCGTCCTCACCCGCGACGACGGCGGCAGCGACAACGAGTCGAGCTCCCAGGGTCCCGGCGGTCAGGACGGCCAGGGCGACGGCTCCGACGGCGGCCAGGGCGGGCCGGGCGGCAGTGACGGCACCGGTGGCCAGGGCGGCCCCGGCGGTTCGGGCGGCTCCGGCGGGCAGACCCCGACGCCCGACAGCTCCGGGCTGCCGCAGCTGGAGGAGGGGTACGCCACGGATCTGGTCAGCGGCATCAGCATCCCCGTGCTCGACGGCTGGCTCAGCTCTCCCATCCCGGAGGGCGCGCAGGCGGTGACGGAGGCGTCGTACGACTGCCCCGCCAACCCGTCGAAGAAGTGCACCCGCGGCGGTGTGTACTCGTCGACCGCCGAGGCGCTGAAGCTGAAGGCCACCAAGCCGGAGGCCGCCGCCAAGGAGGACATCTCCCTCAACGCCGAACTGTCCTACGGCACCGAGGGCTACGGCAAGATCACCTCGCACAAGGAGCTGCTGTCCAAGGCGGTGACGGTGGCCGGTGAGAAGGGCTATCTGGTCCGCTGGAAGGTGGCCACGAGCAAGGGCGACGACGGCTATGTCGAGTCGCTGGTGTTCCCCTCCCCGGCCGACTCCTCGCAGCTCGTAGTGGTCCGCTTCGGCATCGACGTCAGCGACAAGGCGCCCAAGCAGTCCGCCATCGACGAGATCACGAAGGGCATCAAGGAGTCCTCGGTCAGCGGCGGCAGCGGCCAGGAGGTCTGA
- a CDS encoding CaiB/BaiF CoA transferase family protein, with translation MTEPPDARPLSGITVVSIEQAVAAPFATRQLADLGARVIKVERPGGGDFARRYDTTVHGESSYFVWLNRSKESVTLDLKSDAGRTVLERLLAGADVFVQNLAPGAAARMGLGPEALAERFPSLIPCSVSGYGSTGPWADRKAYDLLVQCQTGLVSLTGNEHGAARTGVSIADIAAGMYAYSGILTALLARATTGAVRAVEVSLFEALAEWVSQPAYYTRFGGTQPPRIGTQHATIAPYGAHTAADGKDVLFSVQNEREWAALCERFLGLPGLVTDPRFATGSARVAHRTEVNAIVAERFAELPGGEAMKLLDEAGIANAGVNDVEEFLAHPVLDGRDRWRDVRLPDGATVPALLPPADLDGVEPRMDPVPAVGEHTESILAELGYSTADIEGLRAGHSV, from the coding sequence ATGACCGAGCCCCCCGACGCACGGCCACTGTCCGGCATCACCGTCGTGAGCATCGAGCAGGCCGTCGCCGCTCCCTTCGCCACCCGCCAGCTCGCCGACCTCGGGGCCAGGGTGATCAAGGTGGAGCGCCCGGGAGGAGGCGACTTCGCCCGCCGCTACGACACCACCGTGCACGGCGAGTCCAGCTACTTCGTGTGGCTCAACCGGTCCAAGGAGTCGGTGACGCTCGACCTGAAGTCGGACGCGGGCCGGACCGTCCTGGAGCGACTGCTCGCCGGGGCCGACGTGTTCGTGCAGAACCTGGCTCCGGGCGCGGCCGCGAGGATGGGCCTGGGCCCGGAGGCCCTCGCCGAACGCTTCCCCTCCCTGATCCCGTGCTCGGTCTCCGGCTACGGCTCCACCGGCCCCTGGGCCGACCGCAAGGCGTACGACCTGCTGGTGCAGTGCCAGACAGGGCTCGTGTCGCTGACGGGCAACGAACACGGCGCCGCCCGCACAGGGGTGTCGATCGCCGACATCGCCGCCGGCATGTACGCCTACTCCGGCATCCTCACCGCCCTCCTCGCCCGGGCCACCACGGGTGCCGTACGCGCCGTGGAGGTGTCCCTCTTCGAGGCGCTGGCGGAGTGGGTGAGCCAGCCCGCCTACTACACGCGCTTCGGCGGCACCCAGCCCCCGCGTATCGGCACCCAGCACGCGACGATCGCCCCGTACGGCGCCCACACCGCCGCCGACGGCAAGGACGTGCTGTTCTCCGTCCAGAACGAACGCGAATGGGCCGCGCTGTGCGAACGGTTCCTCGGCCTGCCCGGGCTCGTCACCGACCCCCGCTTCGCCACCGGCTCCGCCCGCGTCGCCCACCGTACGGAGGTGAACGCGATCGTGGCCGAGCGGTTCGCCGAGCTGCCCGGGGGCGAGGCGATGAAGCTGCTGGACGAGGCGGGCATCGCCAACGCGGGGGTCAACGACGTCGAGGAGTTCCTCGCCCATCCGGTGCTCGACGGCCGCGACCGCTGGCGGGACGTACGGCTCCCCGACGGCGCCACCGTGCCCGCGCTGCTGCCCCCGGCGGACCTGGACGGCGTCGAGCCGCGCATGGACCCCGTCCCCGCGGTCGGCGAACACACCGAGAGCATCCTGGCCGAACTGGGCTACAGCACGGCCGACATCGAAGGCCTCAGGGCCGGCCACTCCGTCTGA
- a CDS encoding phosphatase PAP2 family protein has protein sequence MQLRTEPAEERAADAIPRPPLVRELLLVAGLFLLYKFGRMLANGHSAEAFRNADQVWGWERALHLPGEGSVQAALLHSDSLVHIANVYYATVHFPATAAFLVWLYLRRPAHYVWARRVLAALTAAALLLHLVFPLAPPRMLEIAGLVDTGQVYGPTVYSAAPATDSMANQFAAMPSLHFGWALMVAIGLIAATRSRLRWLWLLHPAVTLLVIVGTANHYWLDAIVATALLGAALALIQLPHRTATTAGQHSKALVPVEEPALVGVGR, from the coding sequence ATGCAATTGCGCACCGAGCCTGCAGAAGAGCGGGCCGCCGACGCGATACCGCGGCCGCCTCTCGTCCGTGAGCTCCTGCTCGTCGCAGGACTCTTCCTCCTGTACAAGTTCGGCAGGATGCTGGCCAACGGCCACAGCGCCGAGGCCTTCCGCAACGCGGACCAGGTCTGGGGATGGGAACGCGCCCTGCATCTGCCGGGCGAGGGCTCCGTCCAGGCCGCGCTGCTGCACAGTGACTCGCTGGTGCACATCGCGAACGTCTACTACGCCACCGTCCACTTCCCGGCCACCGCGGCCTTCCTGGTCTGGCTGTACCTGCGACGCCCCGCCCACTACGTGTGGGCCCGCCGGGTCCTCGCCGCACTGACGGCCGCCGCCCTGCTGCTGCACCTGGTGTTCCCGCTGGCCCCGCCGCGGATGCTGGAGATCGCGGGCCTGGTCGACACCGGTCAGGTGTACGGGCCGACGGTGTACTCGGCGGCCCCGGCGACCGACTCGATGGCGAACCAGTTCGCGGCGATGCCGTCGCTGCACTTCGGCTGGGCGCTGATGGTCGCGATCGGCCTGATCGCCGCGACCCGCTCCCGGCTGCGCTGGCTGTGGCTGCTGCACCCCGCCGTGACCCTGCTGGTGATCGTCGGCACGGCGAACCACTACTGGCTGGACGCGATCGTGGCAACCGCGCTGCTGGGGGCCGCCCTGGCCCTGATCCAGCTCCCGCACCGGACGGCCACGACCGCCGGGCAGCACAGCAAGGCCCTCGTGCCCGTCGAGGAGCCCGCCCTGGTCGGAGTCGGCCGATGA